In Aquificaceae bacterium, a single window of DNA contains:
- a CDS encoding DUF2905 domain-containing protein: MSEMGKVLLLMGLSLIVIGLLLTLFEKLPLGLGRLPGDIVIKRDGFTFYFPLATSLLLSILLSLLLTLFVSLLRR; the protein is encoded by the coding sequence GGTGCTTCTGCTTATGGGTCTCTCTCTTATAGTTATTGGTCTCCTGCTTACCCTTTTTGAAAAACTCCCCCTCGGGCTCGGGAGGCTTCCGGGAGATATAGTCATAAAGAGGGACGGTTTTACCTTCTACTTTCCCCTTGCAACTTCCCTGTTGCTGAGCATTCTGCTTTCGCTCCTTCTTACGCTTTTTGTAAGCCTTTTGAGAAGATAA